One Purpureocillium takamizusanense chromosome 1, complete sequence genomic window carries:
- the PRE10 gene encoding Proteasome endopeptidase complex (BUSCO:EOG092644WX~EggNog:ENOG503NU0E~MEROPS:MER0000553~COG:O) has protein sequence MTSIGTGYDLLNSIFSPDGRNFQVEYAVKAVENGGTSIGIRCKDGVVLAVEKVVGSKLLKPGANKRIATIDSHVGAVYSGMVPDGRHFVDRARDESQSWRQNFKTPIPTADLASRMGGYLQAYTMYGSVRPFGITAIVGGVDTSEDTPVDGEVGSGPKCGAGGKVPGKHGGPFLYMIEPSGLYWGYYGAATGKGRQAAKAELEKLDLPAGNITIHEAVKEAARIIYVASKDNKDKDFELEMTWISGADGPTKGRHQEVPKELREEAERLAKAEDDSDDDDENDKKDEDKMEE, from the exons ATG ACGTCCATAGGCACGGGCTACGATCTCCTCAACTCCATCTTCTCTCCCGACGGCCGGAACTTCCAGGTCGAGTACGCAGTCAAGGCGGTAGAGAATGGCGGCACGTCGATCGGCATCCGGTgcaaggacggcgtcgtcctggccgtcgagaagGTCGTCGGGTCCAAGCTGCTGAAGCCGGGAGCGAACAAGCGCATTGCCACCATTGACAGCCACGTCGGAGCC GTGTACTCTGGCATGGTCCCCGATGGCCGCCACTTCGTTGACCGGGCCCGAGACGAGTCCCAGAGCTGGCGCCAAAACTTCAAGACCCCGATCCCCACAGCCGACCTGGCCTCCCGCATGGGCGGCTACCTGCAAGCCTACACCATGTACGGCTCCGTCCGGCCGTtcggcatcaccgccatcgtcggcggcgtcgacacctCCGAGGACACGcctgtcgacggcgaggtcggctccggccccaagtgcggcgccggcggcaaggtccCCGGAAAGCACGGCGGGCCCTTCCTCTACATGATTGAGCCGAGCGGCCTATACTGGGGGTATtacggcgcggcgacgggcaaggGCCGCCAGGCTGCCAaggcggagctggagaagctggacctgcccgccggcaACATCACGATAcacgaggccgtcaaggaggcggcgcgcatcATCTACGTGGCGTCAAAGGacaacaaggacaaggatTTTGAGCTGGAGATGACGTGgatcagcggcgccgacggtcCCACCAAGGGCCGCCACCAGGAGGTGCCCAAGGAGCTGCGAGAGGAGGCCGAAAGATTAGCAAAGGCTGAggacgactcggacgatgacgatgagaacgacaagaaggacgaggacaagaTGGAGGAATAG
- the POL5 gene encoding DNA-directed DNA polymerase (BUSCO:EOG09260M44~COG:K~EggNog:ENOG503NV4D), with protein sequence MAGKRKRGPKDGANPGSNATKKAKNDAKLNGRNATVKPSFEKKPFVETPTGEDRRREAALYELLGSEDDGERIEAADCIVSSLLGGDGVPEAVLLRHLDRRLFRGLASGRNASRIGFSLVIAEILGQLFAEDSKLGSKYPDLTFEKVLGLLVDKTQAIGNIPGQEERDHYFGQLFGLECFVRSRTLFSDISRWHSVLDLLLKLSNKKIWLRSQCGWVLVQALEQSSRKEAEATLLKVADAGLAKTPEGVAAWLVALNRYSDIKLKPWQHPLSTKSLGDLAAVLKESFKDSNKESNEKSQNNGKQASWTAQLHFVWDIIIGCYVKGGAAADTDGLSQFYNRVIDDGLFSKNATDGQKFKGFMVFQKLLEALVGHHDKLQCLFTKNFMTCLINQAAKEDRYLHRAAVKALRAIENVVSQHPNTLPVILGSLLGNNGAYNFDQRTSTKTVDRLLQNISRDNAQDSLVVIRLPLATLKKKDSDEAKAILRVYADYLAKVLNAFASSSAEASSDSKHGSSFGPVLQELSALAYSTPKSIPEDALTDQIRELCRSRIESSLARLTRNADDFSVFCNAIASIDPASRNMADDIKVAMNDALARMNKLLKRKSKSKDDQSLAQGLAMLHAISIFQLYNEDPDAMEVLNDLAQFYERLRSGSVGDKSEGSSELLVEILLSMVARPSSLMRQVSQQVFDAFTSQISAEGLELLTGPLASGESTKGQKELFNTEDDAMDVDADEDGSSDGENSVEEISDVEIDSDVEFVGLAGEGGDESGGDDEDDGDEEEDEDEGGEGGAAEKQEPQDLDELVGAILKSHRLDKDADAVESASDGDMSDSEMLALDEKLAEVFKQRVKAHPDNSKKQKKDAKQSVVNFKHRILDLLDIYVRNEALNPLAFSLLVPLLGLMRTTSTKPLASRACEIILGFQRGLRKARAGRDGAGEDKAQPAADDLLPLLVEVHDEAGKDNSHAYAKAASAASLIVASAMFAADKDAIRQIAAVYAKTQSGWVLGEVHLQTSFFADWNNWCQNQASQARH encoded by the exons ATGGCCGGCAAGCGTAAGAGAGGACCCAAAGACGGCGCCAATCCCGGCTCGAATGCCACAAAAAAGGCTAAGAATGACGCGAAACTCAACGGACGAAACGCCACCGTGAAACCGAGCTTTGAAAAGAAGCCATTCGTCGAGACACCAACCGGAGAGGATCGCAGGCGAGAGGCTGCCCTATACGAGCTCCTTGGGAGTGAAGATGACGGTGAACGCATagaggccgccgactgcATCGTATCGAGCCTCCTGGGCGGGGATGGCGTGCCGGAAGCCGTTCTGCTGCGACATCTTGATCGACGACTCTTCCGGGGCCTCGCGAGCGGTCGCAATGCTTCTCGGATCGGATTCAGCCTCGTAATCGCCGAGATCCTGGGGCAGCTTTTTGCGGAGGATTCAAAGCTGGGATCCAAGTATCCAGACCTCACTTTTGAAAAGGTCCTGGGCTTGCTGGTGGACAAGACGCAGGCCATCGGCAACATTCCCGGCCAGGAGGAGCGCGATCACTACTTTGGCCAACTCTTTGGACTAGAATGCTTTGTGCGGTCACGGACACTATTTTCGGATATATCAAGGTGGCACTCCGTGCTGGATCTGCTGCTGAAGCTCAGCAACAAGAAGATCTGGCTGCGCTCGCAGTGCGGGTGGGTCTTGgtgcaggccctcgagcagTCGAGCAGaaaggaggccgaggccacgcTGCTCAAGGTCGCGGATGCAGGCTTGGCCAAGACCCCAGAAGGCGTCGCTGCTTGGCTCGTTGCGCTGAATCGCTACTCCGACATCAAGCTGAAGCCATGGCAGCACCCCCTTTCCACCAAGtccctcggcgacctggctGCCGTCCTCAAGGAAAGCTTCAAGGACTCGAACAAGGAATCCAACGAAAAGTCACAGAACAACGGCAAACAGGCGAGCTGGACAGCGCAGCTGCACTTTGTTTGGGACATCATCATCGGGTGCTACGTAAAGGGCGGCGCAGCCGCAGATACGGACGGCCTTTCCCAGTTTTACAACCGCGTCATCGATG ATGGCTTGTTTTCCAAAAATGCAACAGATGGCCAGAAGTTCAAGGGGTTCATGGTCTTCcagaagctgctcgaggcacTGGTTGGCCATCATGACAAGCTGCAATGCCTGTTTACCAAAAATTTCATGACATGCCTGATCAACCAGGCTGCTAAGGAGGATAGGTATTTGCACAGGGCCGCCGTGAAAGCGCTCCGAGCTATTGAGAACGTGGTTTCTCAACATCCCAATACCCTCCCCGTCATCCTTGGAAGCTTGCTGGGGAATAACGGCGCCTACAACTTCGACCAGCGCACGAGCACCAAGACCGTCGACAGGCTTTTACAAAACATCAGCCGCGACAACGCACAGGATTCGCTGGTAGTCATCCGTCTGCCTTTGGCGACACTGAAGAAAAAGGACAgtgacgaggccaaggctATCCTCCGAGTCTACGCCGACTACCTGGCCAAGGTTCTCAACGCGTTCGCATCAAGCTCTGCAGAAGCTTCATCGGATTCGAAGCATGGTTCTTCTTTTGGCCCGGTGCTCCAGGAGCTCTCAGCCTTGGCGTACTCGACCCCCAAGAGTATTCCTGAGGATGCCCTGACAGATCAGATCCGGGAGCTCTGTCGGTCCCGAATCGAGTCATCGCTTGCCCGCTTGACTCGTAATGCCGACGACTTCAGTGTTTTCTGCAATGCAATCGCCTCCATCGACCCGGCGTCAAGAAACATGGCAGACGATATCAAAGTGGCCATGAACGACGCATTGGCGAGAATGAACAAGCTCTTGAAGCGAAAATCAAAAAGCAAAGACGACCAAAGCTTGGCGCAGGGCTTGGCTATGCTACACGCCATCTCTATTTTCCAGTTGTACAACGAGGATCCTGATGCAATGGAAGTGTTGAACGACCTGGCGCAGTTCTACGAGAGACTCAGGTCAGGCAGTGTCGGCGACAAGAGCGAGGGCAGCTCGGAGCTTCTGGTCGAGATCCTGCTTTCAATGGTTGCGCGCCCATCGTCTTTAATGAGGCAGGTGTCTCAACAGGTGTTCGACGCCTTCACCAGCCAGATCTccgccgagggcctcgagctgctgacTGGCCCCCTCGCATCTGGCGAGAGCACCAAGGGCCAAAAGGAACTTTTCAACACGGAGGAtgacgccatggacgtggacgcggacgaggacggatCCTCTGATGGGGAGAACAGCGTTGAGGAAATCTCTGACGTTGAGATCGACTCTGATGTGGAGTTTGTTGGTCTTGctggcgaaggcggcgatgagagcggaggtgacgacgaggatgatggtgacgaggaagaggacgaagacgagggaGGTGAGGGGGGTGCTGCCGAGAAACAAGAACCGCAAGATCTCGATGAGCTCGTGGGCGCCATCCTCAAGAGCCATcgcctcgacaaggacgcAGATGCCGTCGAGTCAGCCTCGGACGGCGACATGTCCGACTCGGAGATGCTGGCTCTcgacgagaagctcgccgaggtcTTCAAGCAGCGTGTCAAAGCTCATCCGGACAACAgcaagaagcagaagaaggacGCCAAGCAGTCCGTCGTCAACTTCAAGCACAGAATCCTGGACCTGCTCGACATTTACGTCCGCAACGAGGCCCTCAACCCCCTCgccttctccctcctcgtcccgctTCTCGGCCTCATGCGCACCACCTCGACCAAGCcgctcgccagccgcgcctgcgAGATCATCCTCGGCTTCCAGCGTGGCCTCCGCAAGGCCAGGGCGggtcgcgacggcgccggcgaggacaaggcccagccggccgccgatgacctcctcccgctgctggtcgaggtgcacgacgaggcgggcaaggACAACTCGCATGCGTacgccaaggcggccagcGCTGCGAGCCTCATCGTCGCGTCCGCCATGTTCGCCGCGGACAAGGACGCCATCAGGCAGATTGCGGCCGTGTATGCCAAGACTCAGTCCGGCTGGGTGCTCGGGGAGGTCCATCTCCAGACGTCCTTCTTTGCCGACTGGAACAATTGGTGCCAGAATCAGGCGTCGCAAGCGCGCCATTGA
- the MIH1 gene encoding Protein-tyrosine-phosphatase (EggNog:ENOG503NX7V~COG:D~BUSCO:EOG09262FE3) produces MEASSPLAALHRPMMPAPSWGGRDIFRPRPRSLYSSGSAVSGSFSLREQLHRGGADYFNVKDVRGSSPAASLAADLSQNFRLDNEASPQFPTPRRALFTANVMAGMEHRQFVTTPPLPSSSPGPAPLTELMEVSPLPHKTPFASAQIEITSPTPISTPTVDDDDNDDEMMLDSPAPITRQGSLEPPKPLVADRKIAAPRRPSLSRMKGLTTSAIPGRAQTDTQLPSFQFGADTSMSYSTSNLSLGECFENTSPPQDRRPNSANSPCASIAMGNRARPLFTGVTGAIGHRHASPMNSHSRRQSNPFLRNRKQFRRSLSMFEHPAELMKGKPEGEEANVSSLKSVMDIEEAHEPLLPHFLPEDPTDTIPRISKETFLDVLDGKFADQFDQKMVIDCRFEYEYEGGHIDGAVNHNDKELLASQLFQTPMDGRTLLIFHCEYSAHRAPLMARHIRSEDRTVNAEHYPRLTYPEVYILDGGYSGFFADFRSRCYPPEYVEMNDEKHQRTCEREMGRLKARKGLGRAQTFAFGQREPCVNDSPTAPTRPASRIASIPTLGHSPMPNNERSPARRMASY; encoded by the exons atggaaGCCTCTTCgccgttggcggccttgCACCGCCCCATGATGCCTGCCCCTTCTTGGGGCGGCCGTGACATCTTCAGACCTCGCCCGCGTTCGCTGTACTCGAGTGGCTCTGCTGTTAGCGGCTCTTTCAGCCTTCGTGAGCAGCTGCACCGCGGCGGTGCTGACTACTTCAATGTCAAAGATGTTCGAGGCAGTTCGCCAGCTGCGAGCCTGGCGGCCGACCTGTCGCAGAACTTCCGTCTTGACAATGAAGCAAG CCCCCAGTTTCCTACTCCTCGAAGGGCACTTTTCACAGCCAACGTCATGGCGGGCATGGAGCATAGAC AATTCGTCACCACGCCTCCCTTGCCTTCCTCTTCACCAGGGCCGGCTCCCTTGACCGAGCTGATGGAGGTGTCTCCCCTGCCGCACAAGACGCCGTTTGCCTCCGCCCAAATCGAGATCACGTCCCCAACGCCCATCTCTACACCTAcagttgacgacgatgacaatgATGATGAGATGATGCTCGATTCTCCAGCTCCAATTACTCGTCAAGGCTCCTTGGAGCCGCCCAAACCTCTAGTGGCTGA TCGCAAGATCGCGGCTCCACGACGCCCCTCTCTTAGCCGGATGAAGGGGTTAACCACCAGCGCCATCCCTGGAAGAGCGCAGACCGATACACAGCTCCCATCGTTTCAATTTGGGGCCGATACGAGCATGAGCTACTCGACGTCGAACCTCTCTCTTGGCGAGTGCTTCGAGAACACGTCTCCTCCTCAAGACCGCAGGCCGAACTCCGCCAACAGCCCATGTGCCTCAATTGCAATGGGCAACCGTGCTCGCCCGCTGTTCACAGGTGTGACGGGAGCCATCGGCCACCGCCATGCCTCACCAATGAACAGCCACTCCAGACGACAGTCAAATCCGTTCTTGAGGAACCGCAAACAGTTTCGCCGCTCCCTGAGCATGTTCGAGCATCCTGCTGAGCTCATGAAGGGGAAGccagaaggcgaggaggccaatGTATCTTCGCTGAAGTCCGTCATGGACATTGAGGAGGCTCACGAGCCCCTGCTGCCTCATTTTCTCCCGGAGGACCCAACGGATACGATCCCGCGCATCTCCAAGGAGACTTTTCTGGACGTTTTGGATGGGAAGTTTGCCGACCAATTCGACCAGAAGATGGTCATTGACTGCAGATTCGAGTACGAGTACGAGGGTGGCCATATCGATGGAGCTGTCAACCACAACGACAAGGAGCTCCTTGCGTCACAGCTCTTCCAGACGCCCATGGACGGCCGTACACTGCTCATCTTCCACTGCGAATATTCGGCCCATCGTGCCCCTCTCATGGCGCGTCATATCCGTTCCGAGGATCGCACTGTCAATGCTGAGCACTACCCACGACTGACCTACCCCGAGGTCTACATTCTTGACGGCGGTTACAGCGGTTTCTTCGCCGATTTCCGAAGTCGCTGCTACCCCCCCGAATACGTTGAGATGAACGACGAAAAGCATCAACGCACCTGCGAGCGCGAAATGGGCCGCCTGAAGGCTCGCAAGGGCCTGGGTCGAGCGCAAACGTTTGCCTTCGGACAGAGGGAACCCTGTGTTAACGACTCTCCCACGGCTCCAACTCGTCCGGCATCCCGCATCGCGTCTATTCCTACACTTGGACACTCGCCAATGCCCAATAACGAACGATCACCCGCGCGCCGCATGGCGTCTTACTAG
- a CDS encoding uncharacterized protein (COG:S~EggNog:ENOG503NV4J~BUSCO:EOG09262HKC), producing the protein MAAPPKIIVLGSLNGQVDAAFKKLATLHAKNSFSLAILTGDVFTPETDDDAISSLLSGALEVPLPTYFAIGTHPLPARIAARVEADEEICPNLHCLGKRSITKTSEGIRVVALGGLLDAKLVGGQSKEQHLPFHTEDDAKALRGANTADILLTSMWPADVWRGSKVALEPAQQAAIQSTRSIADLCAALKPRYHITASPGVFFYEREPFLHPTSSSTDEIAVTRFISMAPYGNDAKAKAMYAFALNKSDTTPAPGATRSPFAPAQAKRDREDSGYSRFGHHDDHHGRRNKRRRAASPPPGPSQCYFCLSNPNISAHMCCSIADDAYLTTAKGPLPTSDTFSKQGLDFPGHFIIIPLPHVPTIPSMGPTDEPEGEAVKTYKEMTRFRESLQAMIASRSSHKLGTVTWEISRDSNVHLHWQLVAVPADLIRKGVAEAAFRVEAENERYPPLKSRDLALGDQAAYGDFFRVWLWADDGEDRIKGTSLVMPLPQDLRFNLQFGRRVLAKLLGLEARFTWQDCAQTEVEEKRDVEAFRSAFKEWDFTLE; encoded by the exons ATGGCTGCTCCTCCGAAAAT AATCGTGCTCGGCAGCCTCAACGgccaggtcgacgccgccttcAAGAAGCTGGCCACGCTCCACGCAAAGAACAGCTtctccctcgccatcctcaccGGAGACGTCTTCACGCCCGAaaccgacgacgatgcgataTCATCGCTGCTGagcggcgcgctggaggtgccgctgcccacgTACTTTGCCATCGGCACGCACCCTCTGcccgcgcgcatcgccgccagggTCGAAGCCGATGAGGAAATCTGCCCGAACCTGCACTGCCTCGGCAAGCGCAGCATCACCAAGACGTCAGAGGGCATCCGGGTCGTtgctctcggcggcctcttgGACGCGAAACTGGTTGGCGGGCAGTCAAAGGAGCAGCACTTGCCGTTCCATACTGAGGATGACGCCAAGGCCCTCCGCGGCGCAAACACCGCCGACATTCTCTTGACGTCCATGTGGCCTGCCGATGTCTGGCGAGGGTCCAAGGTGGCCCTGGAGCCCGCGCAACAAGCCGCGATCCAAAGCACAAGGTCCATTGCCGACCTCTGCGCGGCGCTCAAGCCCCGATACCACAtcaccgcctcgcccggcgTCTTCTTCTACGAGAGGGAGCCATTCTTACAtcccaccagcagcagcacggaTGAGATTGCCGTGACTCGCTTTATCTCCATGGCGCCCTATGGCAACGACGCCAAGGCGAAAGCCATGTATGCCTTTGCCCTGAACAAGTCGgacacgacgcccgcgccgggtgCTACCAGGTCCCCCTTCGCGCCGGCCCAAGCGAAGCGCGACCGCGAGGACAGCGGCTATAGCCGGTTCGGGCATCACGATgaccaccacggccgccgcaacaagcgccggcgggccgcatcgccgcctccgggcCCCAGCCAGTGCTACTTTTGCTTGTCCAACCCCAACATCTCGGCGCATATGTGCtgcagcatcgccgacgacgcctaCCTCACGACCGCCAAGGGCCCCCTACCGACATCCGATACCTTTTCCAAACAAGGCCTCGACTTCCCCGGCCACTTCATTATCATCCCGCTGCCTCATGTCCCCACCATTCCCAGCATGGGACCCACAGACGAGCCAGAaggcgaggccgtcaagacGTACAAGGAGATGACGCGATTCCGCGAGTCGCTGCAAGCCATGATCGCCAGTCGCTCCTCGCACAAGCTCGGCACCGTGACCTGGGAGATCAGCCGCGACAGCAACGTCCACCTCCActggcagctcgtcgccgtgcccgcggACCTGATTCGcaagggcgtcgccgaggccgccttccgcgtcgaggccgagaacGAGCGCTACCCGCCCCTCAAGTCACGCGACCTCGCGCTCGGCGATCAGGCCGCCTACGGCGACTTCTTCCGCGTGTGGCTCTgggcagacgacggcgaggaccgCATTAAGGGCACGTCCCTCGTCATGCCGCTGCCCCAGGACCTGCGCTTCAACCTCCAgttcggccgccgcgtcctcgccaagCTCCTGGGTCTCGAGGCCCGCTTCACCTGGCAGGACTGCGCCCAGaccgaggtggaggagaagcgcgacgtcgaggccttcCGCTCCGCCTTCAAAGAGTGGGACTTTACGCTCGAGTAG